In a single window of the Deltaproteobacteria bacterium genome:
- the trxB gene encoding thioredoxin-disulfide reductase, which produces MYDLVIIGGGPAGLTAGIYAQRARLRTLLVEKEFVGGQIAVSDVIENYPGFPSISGAGLMEKFEAHAKGLGLEIRFAAVERMEEDGDAKVLHTSEGELRSKAVIVATGAKPRRLGVPGEREFTGKGVSYCATCDGPFFRDRRVMVVGGGDTAVKEAVYLSKIAAKVYIVHRRDALRAEKIIQEKAMAAENIEILWSHVLREVKGDGTGVSGAVVEDLKSSQRREIPLHGVFVFVGINPTTDFIDVEKDDRGFIVTDRNLETSRKGVFAAGDCRDTPLLQVSTAVGDGALAAFAAGAYIESLR; this is translated from the coding sequence ATGTATGATCTCGTAATCATCGGCGGCGGGCCCGCCGGGCTCACGGCCGGCATTTACGCCCAGAGGGCGAGACTCAGGACCCTGCTCGTCGAGAAGGAGTTCGTCGGAGGCCAGATAGCGGTGAGCGACGTCATCGAGAATTACCCGGGTTTTCCGTCCATAAGCGGCGCGGGCCTCATGGAGAAGTTCGAGGCCCACGCCAAGGGCCTCGGTCTCGAGATAAGGTTCGCCGCCGTGGAGCGCATGGAGGAAGACGGCGATGCGAAGGTCCTCCACACCTCGGAGGGCGAGCTGCGCTCAAAGGCCGTCATCGTGGCGACCGGCGCCAAGCCCCGAAGACTCGGCGTGCCGGGAGAGCGCGAGTTCACCGGCAAGGGCGTGTCCTACTGCGCCACCTGCGACGGTCCCTTCTTCCGGGACCGCCGCGTCATGGTCGTCGGCGGAGGCGATACGGCCGTAAAGGAGGCCGTCTACCTCTCGAAGATCGCCGCAAAGGTCTATATCGTCCACCGCCGCGACGCGCTGCGCGCCGAGAAGATAATCCAGGAAAAGGCCATGGCGGCGGAGAACATCGAGATACTCTGGAGCCACGTGCTGCGCGAGGTCAAGGGCGACGGCACGGGCGTTTCCGGCGCCGTCGTCGAGGACCTCAAGAGCTCGCAGAGACGGGAGATACCCCTCCACGGCGTCTTCGTCTTCGTTGGCATAAACCCGACGACCGACTTCATCGACGTGGAGAAGGACGACCGCGGCTTCATCGTCACGGACCGCAACCTCGAGACCTCGCGCAAGGGTGTCTTCGCCGCCGGCGACTGCCGCGACACGCCGCTTCTGCAGGTCTCGACGGCCGTGGGCGACGGCGCCCTCGCCGCCTTCGCGGCCGGGGCCTACATCGAGTCTCTGCGATGA
- a CDS encoding deoxyribonuclease IV — MRRRSTEAPLGVHVSIAGGVHRAVERAEGLGCDAFQLFGRNPRAWTFGEPPQEEIAAFREARARGGLRVAALHTSYLINLCSPEQTFFERSARLLASELGTAAALGCEFVVTHLGSHKGAGVDFAVGRCVEAVRRAVDAAGDGGAGGPLLLVENTAGSGTQMGGPLREIGRVIEELERVGVEAGLCLDTCHAWAAGYPLKTGEDAERLAGEIEAAMGLERVALAHLNDSKGELGSRLDRHEHIGRGAIGEEGLRAFLEHPFFGGVPLVLETPKKDEDDDRRNLETVRELRGRRS; from the coding sequence TTGAGGCGAAGAAGCACTGAGGCGCCGCTCGGCGTCCATGTATCCATAGCCGGCGGCGTCCACAGGGCCGTGGAGAGGGCGGAGGGGCTCGGCTGCGACGCCTTCCAGCTCTTCGGCCGCAACCCCAGGGCCTGGACCTTCGGCGAGCCGCCGCAAGAGGAGATCGCGGCCTTCAGGGAGGCCCGCGCCAGAGGGGGCCTCAGGGTGGCGGCCCTGCACACCTCCTACCTCATAAACCTCTGCTCACCGGAGCAGACCTTCTTCGAGCGTTCGGCAAGGCTCCTGGCAAGCGAGCTCGGGACGGCGGCCGCCCTGGGCTGCGAGTTCGTGGTCACTCACCTGGGAAGCCACAAGGGGGCGGGCGTCGATTTCGCCGTCGGGCGCTGTGTGGAGGCCGTAAGGCGCGCAGTCGACGCGGCAGGCGACGGCGGCGCCGGGGGGCCGCTGCTGCTCGTGGAGAACACGGCGGGCTCGGGCACGCAGATGGGCGGGCCGCTGCGCGAGATCGGACGGGTCATCGAGGAGCTCGAGAGGGTCGGTGTGGAGGCGGGCCTCTGTCTCGACACCTGCCACGCCTGGGCGGCGGGCTATCCCCTGAAGACGGGCGAAGACGCCGAGAGGCTGGCCGGCGAGATAGAGGCGGCCATGGGGCTTGAAAGGGTGGCGCTCGCGCACCTCAACGACTCGAAGGGGGAACTCGGCTCCCGCCTCGACCGCCACGAACACATAGGCAGGGGCGCCATCGGCGAAGAAGGGCTGCGCGCCTTCCTCGAACATCCCTTCTTCGGCGGAGTGCCGCTGGTGCTGGAGACGCCGAAGAAGGACGAAGACGACGACAGGCGCAACCTCGAAACCGTAAGGGAGTTGCGCGGGAGACGGTCATGA
- the trkA gene encoding Trk system potassium transporter TrkA, producing the protein MRVIIIGAGVVGYTIAKKLSLEGQDVVLIEKDEKRVREIQESLDARIVQGSGSSPRVLVDAGIERAEMVIAVTDSDEVNMIASLIAGTQTRVPKMIARIRNPEYTSYTKIFEREYLGLDLNINPEKVAAERVLRIIEFPGAVDVVDFVDGRLKLVGCRISERWEHPDKTLRELNAIGPEEKIRVVAVYRGSETIIPRGDTVLMPGDLVFSVAYADEAHGLLDILGASGKNGHKLFIVGGGDVGYYIAAAMESTGYQVKIVERDERRCAFLAENLDRTIVIAGDGTDQDLLMEENVSDASTFIAVTNDEEANILTSLLAKRLGSRRCITLIDKPEYLSMVSTIGIDVAVSPRLCSVSGILQYVRRGKILSVTALMEERVEAIETVAMETSDIVGRPIREIRFPRGAIIGAVVRDDEIIMPGGDTVIAPGDKVVIFALRKTIAKVEKMLMVKPEFF; encoded by the coding sequence ATGAGGGTCATCATAATAGGGGCGGGCGTTGTCGGCTACACAATAGCCAAAAAGCTCTCGCTCGAGGGCCAGGACGTGGTCCTCATCGAGAAGGACGAGAAACGTGTGAGGGAGATACAGGAGAGTCTCGACGCCCGCATAGTCCAGGGCAGCGGATCGAGCCCCAGGGTGCTCGTGGACGCCGGGATCGAGCGGGCCGAGATGGTCATCGCCGTCACCGACAGCGACGAGGTGAACATGATCGCAAGCCTCATCGCCGGCACCCAGACGCGGGTGCCCAAGATGATAGCCCGCATCAGAAACCCCGAGTACACGAGCTACACCAAGATCTTCGAGCGCGAGTACCTGGGGCTCGACCTCAACATAAACCCCGAGAAGGTGGCGGCCGAGAGGGTGCTGCGCATCATAGAGTTCCCCGGCGCCGTCGACGTGGTCGACTTCGTGGACGGCCGCCTCAAGCTCGTGGGCTGCCGCATCTCCGAGCGGTGGGAGCACCCGGACAAGACGCTGCGCGAGCTCAACGCCATCGGCCCGGAGGAGAAGATCCGCGTCGTGGCCGTCTACCGGGGAAGCGAGACCATAATTCCAAGGGGCGATACGGTGCTCATGCCCGGCGACCTCGTCTTCTCGGTGGCCTACGCCGACGAGGCTCACGGCCTTCTCGACATACTGGGCGCCTCGGGAAAGAACGGCCACAAGCTCTTCATCGTCGGCGGGGGTGACGTGGGCTACTATATCGCCGCCGCCATGGAGTCCACGGGTTACCAGGTCAAGATAGTGGAGCGCGACGAGCGCAGGTGCGCCTTCCTGGCCGAGAACCTCGACAGGACCATAGTCATCGCCGGCGACGGCACGGACCAGGACCTGCTCATGGAGGAGAACGTCTCCGATGCGAGCACCTTCATAGCCGTGACAAACGACGAGGAGGCCAACATCCTGACCTCCCTTCTCGCCAAGCGCCTGGGAAGCAGACGGTGCATAACGCTCATAGACAAGCCCGAGTACCTCTCCATGGTATCGACCATCGGCATCGACGTGGCCGTCTCGCCCAGGCTCTGCTCGGTGAGCGGCATACTCCAGTACGTGCGCCGCGGCAAGATACTCTCGGTCACGGCCCTCATGGAAGAGCGCGTCGAGGCCATCGAGACGGTGGCCATGGAGACTTCCGACATCGTGGGCAGACCCATAAGGGAGATAAGGTTCCCGCGGGGCGCCATAATCGGCGCCGTCGTGCGCGACGACGAGATAATCATGCCAGGCGGCGACACGGTCATAGCACCGGGGGACAAGGTCGTCATCTTCGCCCTGAGAAAGACCATAGCCAAGGTCGAAAAGATGCTCATGGTCAAGCCGGAGTTCTTTTAG
- a CDS encoding TrkH family potassium uptake protein, with protein sequence MLAPLLVAVVYNDGDAQAFVKSCVVSGALGAALFVAFRGGPVEVGHREGFVIVALSWISTVLVSSLPFVFSGVFPSFVDSLFETTSGITTTGASVVSHIEGLPHGILFWRSMTHWLGGIGIVVLSLAVLPLLGIGGMQLYKSEASVVSAEKFAPRVKEMARIIVIVYLVLSFALLVFLVMAGMGIFDAFIHTFGTIATGGYSDKNISVEYFNNPHIEAVIIVFMVVGATNFSLHYRFFHEGYRVYTRDDEFRFYVTVMAVATLVVTFDIAGARFEGFFTALRHGLFQVVSIMTTTGYSTDDFGSWPFLSQMVLFSLMFFGGSAGSTTGAIKCIRLVLLVKIGYREIYRLIHPHAVAPVKLGGKVIPPEVVSAVMGFTFLYITVFMVTSLLLTALGLDILTAISSSAATLGNIGPGLAAAGPASNYAAVPEPGKWLLIFNMLLGRLELYTLLVLLAPAFWRG encoded by the coding sequence ATGCTTGCGCCGCTCCTTGTGGCCGTCGTCTACAACGACGGCGACGCTCAGGCCTTCGTCAAGTCCTGCGTCGTCTCCGGCGCGCTCGGCGCGGCGCTCTTTGTCGCCTTCAGGGGGGGGCCGGTCGAGGTGGGTCACCGCGAGGGCTTCGTCATAGTGGCGCTCTCGTGGATAAGCACCGTGCTGGTGAGCTCGCTGCCCTTCGTCTTCTCCGGCGTCTTCCCCAGCTTCGTCGATTCGCTCTTCGAGACCACCTCGGGGATCACCACGACCGGGGCCTCGGTGGTGAGCCACATCGAGGGGCTTCCCCACGGCATCCTCTTCTGGCGGAGCATGACGCACTGGCTCGGCGGCATAGGGATAGTCGTACTGAGTCTCGCCGTCCTGCCCCTTCTGGGCATCGGCGGCATGCAGCTCTACAAGAGCGAGGCCAGCGTCGTCTCGGCCGAGAAGTTCGCCCCCAGGGTGAAGGAGATGGCCCGCATAATAGTGATCGTCTACCTCGTCCTCTCCTTTGCGCTCCTCGTCTTCCTCGTCATGGCCGGCATGGGCATCTTCGACGCCTTCATACACACCTTCGGCACCATAGCAACGGGCGGCTACTCGGACAAGAACATAAGCGTGGAGTACTTCAACAACCCCCACATAGAGGCCGTCATCATCGTCTTCATGGTCGTCGGCGCCACCAACTTCTCGCTCCACTACCGCTTCTTCCACGAGGGCTACCGCGTCTACACGAGGGACGACGAGTTCAGGTTCTACGTCACGGTCATGGCCGTGGCCACCCTCGTCGTCACCTTCGACATCGCCGGCGCGCGCTTCGAGGGCTTTTTCACGGCCCTGCGCCACGGCCTCTTCCAGGTGGTCTCCATAATGACGACCACGGGCTACAGCACCGACGACTTCGGCTCCTGGCCCTTCCTCTCGCAGATGGTCCTCTTCTCGCTCATGTTCTTCGGCGGCTCGGCGGGCTCCACCACCGGCGCCATAAAGTGCATACGGCTCGTGCTGCTCGTCAAGATCGGCTACCGTGAGATTTACAGGCTCATACACCCCCACGCCGTGGCGCCGGTCAAGCTGGGCGGCAAGGTCATCCCGCCCGAGGTGGTGAGCGCCGTCATGGGCTTCACCTTCCTCTACATAACGGTCTTCATGGTGACATCGCTTCTGCTCACGGCCCTGGGCCTTGACATCCTGACGGCCATATCGTCGTCGGCCGCCACGCTCGGCAACATCGGCCCCGGCCTTGCGGCCGCGGGGCCGGCCTCGAACTACGCAGCCGTGCCGGAGCCGGGCAAGTGGCTGCTCATATTCAACATGCTGCTCGGAAGGCTCGAGCTCTACACGCTGCTCGTCCTCCTGGCCCCGGCCTTCTGGAGGGGATGA
- a CDS encoding HEAT repeat domain-containing protein encodes MMKISRTLLPYVSRDTPRNERLRAARALVPMSLEERLTALCVLARDGDDEVRREARNTLAAVPEAVLASALEDGGLDPEVASMLRELHGGLAAGGAAAPGGPADGTPGRGEKAGDAGKGGSDAPRELTLQKEHLSDEELRNVYKLVGSLSMAEKIKLAMTGNKEARELLIKDSNKMVALSVLKNPRITDQEILRVASDKSASDDVLRAIARTKEWLKSYPIKHALVLNPKTPPHIAMKLVDHLYEKDLAKLAKSRNVPGIVAATARRRLEAKKH; translated from the coding sequence ATGATGAAGATAAGCAGGACCCTCTTGCCTTACGTCTCCAGGGATACGCCGCGCAACGAGCGCCTCAGGGCGGCCAGGGCGCTCGTGCCCATGAGCCTCGAGGAGAGGCTCACGGCGCTGTGCGTCCTCGCCCGCGACGGCGACGACGAGGTGAGACGCGAGGCGCGCAACACGCTGGCCGCCGTGCCGGAGGCCGTGCTCGCCTCGGCGCTCGAGGACGGAGGGCTCGATCCCGAGGTGGCGTCGATGCTGAGAGAGCTCCACGGCGGGCTTGCCGCCGGCGGCGCCGCGGCGCCCGGGGGGCCGGCGGACGGGACGCCGGGACGGGGGGAGAAGGCCGGCGACGCCGGGAAGGGCGGAAGCGACGCTCCCAGGGAGCTCACCCTCCAGAAGGAGCACCTCTCCGACGAAGAGCTTCGCAACGTCTACAAGCTCGTGGGCTCTCTCTCCATGGCCGAGAAGATAAAGCTCGCCATGACGGGCAACAAGGAGGCGAGAGAGCTTCTCATAAAGGACTCGAACAAGATGGTGGCGCTGAGCGTGCTCAAGAACCCCCGCATAACCGACCAGGAGATACTGAGGGTGGCGTCCGACAAGAGCGCTTCCGACGACGTGCTCAGGGCCATCGCAAGGACCAAGGAGTGGCTCAAGAGCTACCCCATAAAACACGCGCTGGTGCTCAATCCCAAGACACCGCCGCATATAGCCATGAAGCTTGTGGACCACCTCTACGAGAAGGACCTTGCCAAGCTCGCCAAGAGCCGCAACGTGCCTGGCATAGTGGCGGCTACGGCGAGGAGGAGGCTTGAGGCGAAGAAGCACTGA